One region of Tamandua tetradactyla isolate mTamTet1 chromosome 6, mTamTet1.pri, whole genome shotgun sequence genomic DNA includes:
- the LOC143686678 gene encoding olfactory receptor-like protein DTMT — protein sequence MTGGNETVISEFLLLGLPIEPEQHNFFYALFLVMYLTTVLGNLLIIALIRLDSHLHTPMYLFLSNLSFSDLCFSSVTMPKLLQNMQREVPSIPYAGCLAQMYFFLCFADLESFLLVAMAYDRYVAICFPLHYTTIMSPKLCLFLVVLSWVLTTFHALLHTLLMAGLWFCADNVIPHFFCDMSALLKLACSDTRVNELVIFIMGGLILVLPFLLIITSYARIVSSILKVPSARGIRKAFSTCGSHLSVVSLFYGTVIGLYLCPSANNSTVKETVMAMMYTVVTPMLNPFIYSLRNRDMKGALGRVFHKRKILFSPWC from the coding sequence ATGACAGGAGGGAATGAAACTGTCATCTCTGAATTCCTCCTTCTCGGCCTTCCCATTGAGCCAGAGCAGCACAATTTCTTCTATGCCCTTTTCCTAGTCATGTATCTTACCACCGTCCTGGGGAACCTCCTCATCATTGCGCTCATTCGGCTGGACTCTCACCTCCACACACCGATGTATTTGTTTCTCAGCAATTTATCCTTCTCTGACCTCTGCTTCTCCTCTGTGACCATGCCCAAATTGCTGCAGAATATGCAGCGGGAAGTCCCATCCATCCCCTATGCAGGCTGCCTGGCCCAAATGTACTTCTTCCTGTGTTTTGCAGACTTGGAGAGCTTCCTCCTTGTGGCCATGGCCTATGACCGGTATGTGGCCATCTGTTTCCCCCTGCACTACACCACCATCATGAGCCCCAAGCTGTGCCTCTTCTTGGTGGTGCTGTCCTGGGTGCTGACCACGTTCCATGCCCTGCTGCACACCTTGCTCATGGCTGGGCTGTGGTTTTGTGCTGACAATGTGATTCCCCACTTTTTCTGTGACATGTCTGCTCTGCTGAAGCTGGCCTGCTCTGACACTCGAGTTAATGAGTTGGTGATATTTATCATGGGAGGACTTATTCTCGTCCTCCCATTCCTGCTAATCATCACGTCCTATGCACGAATCGTCTCCTCTATCCTCAAGGTCCCTTCTGCTAGGGGTATTCGCAAGGCTTTCTCCACTTGTGGCTCCCACCTCTCCGTGGTGTCGCTGTTCTATGGGACAGTTATTGGTCTCTACTTATGCCCGTCAGCGAACAATTCTACTGTTAAGGAGACTGTCATGGCCATGATGTACACGGTCGTGAcccccatgctgaaccccttcaTCTACAGCCTGAGGAACAGAGACATGAAGGGAGCCTTGGGAAGAGTGTTTCATAAAAGGAAGATTCTCTTTTCTCCCTGGTGTTAA
- the LOC143686059 gene encoding olfactory receptor-like protein DTMT — translation MTGGNETVISEFLLLGLPTEPEQHDFFYALFLVMYLTTVLGNLLIIALIRLDSHLHTPMYLFLSNLSFSDLCFSSVTMPKLLQNMQREVPSIPYAGCLAQMYFFLVFGDLESFLLVAMAYDRYVAICFPLHYTTIMSPKLCLFLVVLSWVLTTFHALLHTLLMAGLWFCADNVIPHFFCDMSALLKLACSDTRVNELVIFVMGGLILVLPFLLIITSYARIVSSILKVPSARGIRKAFSTCGSHLSVVSLFYGTIIGLYLCPSVNNSTVKETVMAMMYTVVTPMLNPFIYSLRNRDMKGALGRVFHKRKVIFSL, via the coding sequence ATGACAGGAGGGAATGAAACTGTCATCTCTGAATTCCTCCTTCTCGGCCTTCCCACTGAGCCAGAGCAGCACGATTTCTTCTATGCCCTTTTCCTAGTCATGTATCTTACCACCGTCCTGGGGAACCTCCTCATCATTGCGCTCATTCGGCTGGACTCTCACCTCCACACACCGATGTATTTGTTTCTCAGCAATTTATCCTTCTCTGACCTCTGCTTCTCCTCTGTGACCATGCCCAAATTGCTGCAGAATATGCAGCGGGAAGTCCCATCCATCCCCTATGCAGGCTGCCTGGCCCAAATGTACTTCTTCCTGGTTTTTGGAGACCTGGAGAGCTTCCTCCTTGTGGCCATGGCCTATGACCGGTATGTGGCCATCTGTTTCCCCCTGCACTACACCACCATCATGAGCCCCAAGCTGTGCCTCTTCTTGGTGGTGCTGTCCTGGGTGCTGACCACGTTCCATGCCCTGCTGCACACCTTGCTCATGGCTGGGCTGTGGTTTTGTGCTGACAATGTGATTCCCCACTTTTTCTGTGACATGTCTGCTCTGCTGAAGCTGGCCTGCTCTGACACTCGAGTTAATGAGTTGGTGATATTTGTCATGGGAGGACTTATTCTCGTCCTCCCATTCCTGCTAATCATCACGTCCTATGCACGAATCGTCTCCTCTATCCTCAAGGTCCCTTCTGCTAGGGGTATTCGCAAGGCTTTCTCCACTTGTGGCTCCCACCTCTCCGTGGTGTCGCTGTTCTATGGGACAATTATTGGTCTCTACTTATGCCCGTCAGTGAACAATTCTACTGTTAAGGAGACTGTCATGGCCATGATGTACACGGTCGTGAcccccatgctgaaccccttcaTCTACAGCCTGAGGAACAGAGACATGAAGGGAGCCTTGGGAAGAGTGTTTCATAAAAGGAAAGTCATCTTCTCTTTGTGA
- the LOC143686060 gene encoding olfactory receptor-like protein DTMT codes for MTGGNETVISEFLLLGLPIEPEQHNFFYALFLVMYLTTVLGNLLIIALIRLDSHLHTPMYLFLSNLSFSDLCFSSVTMPKLLQNMQREVPSIPYAGCLAQMYFFLCFADLESFLLVAMAYDRYVAICFPLHYTTIMCPKLCLFLVVLSWVLTTFHALLHTLLMAGLWFCADNVIPHFFCDMSALLKLACSDTRVNELVIFIMGGLILVLPFLLIITSYAQIVSSILKVPSARGIRKAFSTCGSHLSVVLLFYGTVIGLYLCPSANNSTVKETVMAMMYTVVTPMLNPFIYSLRNRDMKGALGRVFHKRKVIFSL; via the coding sequence ATGACAGGAGGGAATGAAACTGTCATCTCTGAATTCCTCCTTCTCGGCCTTCCCATTGAGCCAGAGCAGCACAATTTCTTCTATGCCCTTTTCCTAGTCATGTATCTTACCACCGTCCTGGGGAACCTCCTCATCATTGCGCTCATTCGGCTGGACTCTCACCTCCACACACCGATGTATTTGTTTCTCAGCAATTTATCCTTCTCTGACCTCTGCTTCTCCTCTGTGACCATGCCCAAATTGCTGCAGAATATGCAGCGGGAAGTCCCATCCATCCCCTATGCAGGCTGCCTGGCCCAAATGTACTTCTTCCTGTGTTTTGCAGACTTGGAGAGCTTCCTCCTTGTGGCCATGGCCTATGACCGGTATGTGGCCATCTGTTTCCCCCTGCACTACACCACCATCATGTGCCCCAAGCTGTGCCTCTTCTTGGTGGTGCTGTCCTGGGTGCTGACCACGTTCCATGCCCTGCTGCACACCTTGCTCATGGCTGGGCTGTGGTTTTGTGCTGACAATGTGATTCCCCACTTTTTCTGTGACATGTCTGCTCTGCTGAAGCTGGCCTGCTCTGACACTCGAGTTAATGAGTTGGTGATATTTATCATGGGAGGACTTATTCTCGTCCTCCCATTCCTGCTAATCATCACGTCCTATGCACAAATCGTCTCCTCTATCCTCAAGGTCCCTTCTGCTAGGGGTATTCGCAAGGCTTTCTCCACTTGTGGCTCCCACCTCTCCGTGGTGTTGCTGTTCTATGGGACAGTTATTGGTCTCTACTTATGCCCGTCAGCGAACAATTCTACTGTTAAGGAGACTGTCATGGCCATGATGTACACGGTCGTGAcccccatgctgaaccccttcaTCTACAGCCTGAGGAACAGAGACATGAAGGGAGCCTTGGGAAGAGTGTTTCATAAAAGGAAAGTCATCTTCTCTTTGTGA